Proteins encoded in a region of the Buteo buteo chromosome 11, bButBut1.hap1.1, whole genome shotgun sequence genome:
- the CBLN1 gene encoding cerebellin-1 gives MRGPGLGLGLGLLLGAAWLACGQNETEPIVLEGKCLVVCDSNPTSDPTGTALGISVRSGSAKVAFSAIRSTNHEPSEMSNRTMIIYFDQVLVNIGSNFDSERSTFISPRKGIYSFNFHVVKVYNRQTIQVSLMLNGWPVISAFAGDQDVTREAASNGVLIQMEKGDRAYLKLERGNLMGGWKYSTFSGFLVFPL, from the exons ATGCGgggcccggggctggggctggggctggggctgctgctgggcgcGGCGTGGCTGGCGTGCGGGCAGAACGAGACGGAGCCCATCGTGCTGGAGGGGAAGTGCCTCGTGGTGTGCGACTCCAACCCCACCTCCGACCCCACCGGCACGGCGCTCGGCATCTCCGTGCGCTCCGGCAGCGCCAAGGTCGCCTTCTCCGCCATCCGCAGCACTAACCACGAGCCCTCCGAGATGAGCAACCGCACCATGATCATCTACTTCGACCAG GTACTAGTGAATATCGGCAGCAACTTCGACTCGGAGCGGAGCACTTTTATCTCGCCCAGGAAAGGGATTTACAGTTTCAATTTTCACGTGGTGAAAGTGTACAACAGGCAAACCATCCAG GTGAGTTTGATGCTAAATGGGTGGCCAgtgatttctgcctttgcaggGGACCAAGATGTGACCCGAGAAGCTGCTAGCAATGGAGTCCTGATTCAGATGGAGAAAGGAGACAGAGCTTATCTAAAACTGGAGAGAGGAAACTTGATGGGAGGCTGGAAGTATTCGACATTCTCTGGATTTCTAGTGTTCCCGCTTTAA